In one window of Cryptococcus neoformans var. neoformans B-3501A chromosome 11, whole genome shotgun sequence DNA:
- a CDS encoding hypothetical protein (Match to ESTs gb|CF188865.1|CF188865, gb|CF192912.1|CF192912, gb|CF188864.1|CF188864; HMMPfam hit to PCI, PCI domain, score: 91.2, E(): 2.6e-24), translating to MADDSVPLPYPNLKVPTWYYQVQHVDYKKDEAEKSFWEAVEKDEMAPYLKSINSDKTELIQKLEEKNKQQVEEYDRKLKDAEENEGDSEISELLRNKAMYFVRIGDKERALPALEIAIEKTAGLGAKIDLVLAIVRIGLFFSDIHLVTTNITRANNLIDSGGDWDRRNRLKVYRALRHLTIREFKEAAELLIDSLSTFTAAELMEYDEFVALTILAAGVGCDRKGIKDKVLASPEVNGALPNIPSLASLTNSLYKSNYSAFFIALAEVEQQYLLTIPYLVPHARYYVREMRIKAYSQLLESYRSLTMERFCRSFGVSEQYMDKDLSRFIASGRLACTIDKVNGVITTNKLASQNKTAMYEQVLKQGDVLLSDIQKLHRVVG from the exons ATGGCTGACGACAGCGTGCCCCTTCCCTACCCCAACCTCAAGGTTCCGACTTGGTATTATCAGGTGCAACATGTTGACTACAAGAAGGACGAAGCGGAGAAGTCTTTCTGGGAGGCTGTCGAGAAAGATG AAATGGCTCCATATCTCAAGAGCATAAACTCTGACAAGACGGAACTTATCCAGAAgctggaagaaaagaacaaGCAGCAGGTGGAGGAGTATGATCGTAAATTGAAAGATGcggaagagaatgaagggGACAGTGAGATTTCGGAGTTGTTGAGGAATAAGGCGATGTATTTTGTTAGGATAGGGGATAAG GAGCGAGCGCTGCCGGCTTTGGAGATTGCGATTGAAAAGACGGCAGGATTGGGAGCAAAAATCGATCTTGTTTTGGCCATTGTGCGAATTGGATTGTTCTTCTCTGACATCCACCTCGTCACCACCAACATTACCCGTGCAAACAA TCTTATCGACTCTGGTGGTGACTGGGACCGAAGAAATCGATTGAAAGTGTATCGTGCCCTCCGACATTTGACTATCCGAGAGTTTAAAGAGGCTGCCGAGCTTCTTATCGACTCATTGTCTACTTTTACAGCAGCAGAGTTGATGGAGTATGACGAGTTTGTGGCGTTGACCATTTTGGCTGCTGGTGTTGGATGCGACAGAAAGGGTATCAAGGACAAG gtCCTCGCGAGCCCCGAAGTTAACGGTGCCCTCCCCAACATCCCTTCATTAGCCAGCTTGACGAACTCTCTCTACAAGAGCAACTATTCTgctttcttcatcgcccTCGCCGAAGTTGAGCAACAGTATCTTCTCACCATCCCCTATCTCGTCCCACATGCCCGATATTATGTCCGCGAGATGCGGATCAAGGCTTACTCTCAGCTTCTCGAGTCATACAGGAGTCTCACGATGGAAAGGTTTTGCCGTTCATTTGGCGTTAGCGAGCAGTATATGGACAAGGACTTATCGAGGTTTATTGCGAGCGGACGATTGGCGTGCACGATTGATAAAGTGAACGGGGTGATTACTACCAACAAGTTGGCGAGCCAGAACAAGACAGCGATGTATGAACAGGTGCTCAAGCAGGGCGATGTGCTCTTAAGCG ACATTCAGAAGCTGCACAGAGTGGTAGGATAG
- a CDS encoding hypothetical protein (Match to EST gb|CF185273.1|CF185273; HMMPfam hit to Metalloenzyme, Metalloenzyme superfamily, score: 157.9, E(): 2.1e-44; HMMPfam hit to iPGM_N, BPG-independent PGAM N-terminus (iPGM_N), score: 664.8, E(): 5.4e-197): protein MSTRPPTSPDAVDANKKQKTVQVNKKVCLIVHDGWGLSTEEKGNAIFHGDTTHMDAIRDKHNFVELEAHGLAVGLKEGLMGNSEVGHLNIGAGRIVWQDIVKIDQSIKKDEFKDQPAIVDAMKHAKETSGRLHLLGLISDGGVHSHIQHLFALLRVAKSYGIANVYIHFFGDGRDTAPKSATKYIKQLQDYIKEVGVGEISTVIGRYYAMDRDKRWDRIKIAVDGLVKGEGEKTDQEGLIKTVEDGYEKDVTDEFIKPIISGSEDSRIKKGDSLYLFNYRSDRMRELAQVLGLPDKPMEVDVPEDLHITTMSRYNIEFPFPVAFPPQAMTNVLAEWLAKQGVKQCHIAETEKYAHVTFFFNGGVEKQFENEKREMIPSPKVATYDKQPEMSVQGVADKVAETVKSDKYEFVMCNFAPPDMVGHTGDYDAAVKAITATDAAVKTVYDACEEAGYVLCVTADHGNAEQMLDPETGNPHTAHTTNHVPFIVTGDKGSLEVSEEPGALADVAPTILDILGLPKPEEMSGRSLLSKK from the exons ATGTCCACTCGTCCACCGACCTCTCCCGATGCCGTCGATGCTAACAAGAAACAGAAGACCGTCCAGGTCAACA AGAAGGTCTGCTTGAT CGTCCACGACGGTTGGGGTCTCTCCacggaggagaagggtaaCGCCATTTTCCACGGTGACACCACCCACATGGATGCTATCCGCGACAAGCACAACTTTGTCGAGCTCGAAGCTCACGGTCTCGCTGTCGGTTTGAAGGAGGGCTTGATGGGTAACTCTGAAGTTGGACACTTGAACATTGGTGCCGGCCGAATTGTTTGGCAGGATATCGTCAAGATTGACCAGT CCATCAAGAAGGACGAATTCAAGGACCAACCTGCTATCGTTGATGCCATGAAGCACGCTAAGGAGACCTCCGGTCGACTTCATTTGCTCGGTCTCATTTCCGACGGTGGTGTTCACTCTCACATCCAACACTTGTTCGCCCTTCTCCGAGTGGCCAAGTCTTACGGGATTGCCAATGTCTACATCCACTTCTTCGGTGATGGTCGGGACACCGCTCCCAAGTCTGCAACCAAGTACATCAAACAGTTGCAAGACTACATCAAGGAAGTCGGTGTCGGAGAGATTTCTACCGTTATTGGGAGATACTATGCCATGGACCGTGACAAGAGGTGGGACCGTATCAAGATTGCGGTCGACGGTTTGGTCAAGGGTGAGGGTGAGAAAACTGACCAGGAGGGTTTGATCAAGACTGTTGAGGACGGTTACGAGAAGGATGTGACTGATGAGTTCATCAAGCCCATCATCTCCGGTTCAGAAGACTCTCGAATCAAGAAGGGCGACTCTCTCTACTTGTTCAACTACCGATCAGACAGGATGCGAGAGCTTGCCCAGGTGCTCGGTCTCCCCGATAAGCCTATGGAGGTTGACGTTCCCGAGGACTTGCACATCACCACCATGTCCAGGTACAACATCGAGTTCCCCTTCCCTGTCGCTTTCCCTCCTCAGGCTATGACCAACGTCCTCGCTGAATGGCTCGCCAAGCAGGGTGTCAAGCAGTGCCACATTGCCGAGACCGAAAAGTACGCCCAtgtcaccttcttcttcaacggTGGTGTCGAGAAGCAATTCGAAAATGAAAAGCGTGAGATGATTCCCTCTCCCAAGGTTGCCACCTACGACAAGCAGCCCGAGATGTCCGTCCAAGGTGTTGCCGACAAGGTTGCTGAAACTGTCAAGTCTGACAAGTACGAATTTGTCATGTGCAACTTTGCCCCTCCCGATATGGTTGGCCACACTGGCGACTATGATGCTGCTGTCAAGGCTATCACCGCTACGGACGCTGCTGTCAAGACTGTTTACGACGCTTGTGAAGAGGCTGGTTACGTCCTCTGTGTGACTGCCGACCACGGAAACGCGGAGCAGATGTTGGACCCCGAGACTGGTAACCCCCACACCGCCCACACTACCA ACCACGTCCCCTTCATCGTCACCGGCGACAAAGGTTCTCTTGAGGTTTCCGAAGAGCCTGGAGCTCTTGCCGACGTTGCTCCTACTATCTTGGACATCCTTGGTTTGCCCAAGCCTGAGG AGATGAGCGGTCGCTCTTTGCTCTCCAAGAAGTAA
- a CDS encoding hypothetical protein (HMMPfam hit to Glycos_transf_4, Glycosyl transferase, score: 208.0, E(): 1.7e-59) encodes MSYGHPTPVLLTSTLIPISLLLILNPLLPLILPALPPPIESIISNVPLPKQPTLPALQANIGFALLAFVGAVWIVPRVSGAFVEKGLRGRDLLKPGGRTSGPWIPESLGLPCASWYIALMMLFIPFPFSHLFQGGMLEVFPQRELTLYLSSLLSLLTATLLGFIDDLFDIRWRHKLPIPIVAAVPTLLVYYSVGGATSVVLPQGVVGWARTMGMGEWVDNGVVDLGPLYYIYLILLPTFTTNSINILAGINGVEVIQALLIALSVILNDLLFLPIWPERFLRLLGVDQPENGRVLEWAIGEVVDRHLMSLYFMAPLAGVCAGFLWHNWYPARAFPGDTFCYFTGMAFSAVAIQGHFSKTLILFFIPQIFNFVLSCPQLFGLVDCPRHRLPAFDAETGLLHPSRVTFENPPPTKTRITLQILEFLRLVRLERSKSSRGDQQIHIKSSTNLTILNFLLVHFGPMREQTLCALIAGVQILGSAVAFGIRYGVGSWFYGGDRR; translated from the exons ATGAGCTACGGCCATCCCACCCCAGTACTACTCACATCCACTCTTatccccatctctctcctgctcatcctcaaccctCTGCTCCCACTTATCCTGCCCGCTCTCCCACCACCAATCGAGTCAATCATCTCCAATGTGCCATTACCGAAACAACCGACCTTACCGGCTTTACAAGCAAATATTGGATTTGCGTTACTAGCTTTTGTGGGAGCTGTTTGGATAGTGCCCAGAGTGAGTGGGGCATTTGTGGAGAAGGGTTTGAGAGGCAGGGATTTGTTGAAACCTGGAGGGAGGACGAGTGGACCTTGGAT TCCCGAGAGTCTGGGGTTACCATGCGCAAGCTGGTACATTGCTTTGATGATGTTATTcatcccctttcccttttcgCACCTCTTCCAAGGTGGTATGCTCGAGGTTTTTCCGCAGCGAGAG TTAACATTAtacctctcctccctcctctcccttcttaCAGCCACATTGCTAGGCTTCATTGATGACCTGTTCGATATTCGATGGCGACACAAGTTACCCATTCCGATCGTTGCTGCGGTCCCCACGTTGTTGGTGTATTACTCGGTCGGAGGGGCGACGAGTGTCGTCTTACCACAAGGAGTGGTAGGTTGGGCGAGGAcgatggggatgggagaaTGGGTTGATAACGGGGTTGTTGACCTTGGACCTCTATACTACATCTATCTCATCCTACTCCCTACTTTCACCACCAACTCAATCAACATCCTAGCCGGCATAAACGGTGTGGAAGTCATCCAAGCCCTCCTCATCGCGCTTTCCGTCATTCTTAACGACCTTTTGTTCCTTCCTATCTGGCCTGAACGTTTCTTGAGACTGCTAGGAGTCGACCAGCCagaaaatggaagagtGCTAGAATGGGCGATAGGGGAAGTGGTAGATCGGCATCTGATGAGTTTGTACTTTATGGCGCCCCTTGCAGGTGTTTGTGCTGGGTTCTTATGGCATAACTG GTATCCAGCAAGGGCCTTTCCTGGAGACACCTTCTGTTACTTTACAGGCATGGCCTTCTCCGCGGTCGCTATCCAGGGACATTTCTCCAAGACTTTGATCCTATTCTTCATCCCGCAGATATTCAACTTCGTGCTCTCATGCCCTCAACTCTTTGGACTTGTAGATTGTCCAAGACATCGATTACCTGC ATTCGATGCGGAGACCGGGCTCTTGCATCCCTCGCGAGTAACTTTTGAGAATCCACCCCCAACAAAGACAAGAATAACTCTCCAAATACTAGAATTTCTCCGCCTAGTTCGCTTGGAACGTAGTAAATCATCAAGAGGAGACCAACAGATCCACATCAAATCGTCCACAAATCTCACCATTCTCAATTTCCTCCTAGTCCATTTCGGGCCTATGCGAGAACAAACATTGTGCGCGCTTATAGCTGGAGTGCAGATTTTGGGGAGCGCAGTGGCTTTCGGCATTAGGTATGGCGTTGGGAGCTGGTTCTATGGTGGGGATCGACGATAG